The proteins below come from a single Treponema phagedenis genomic window:
- a CDS encoding SAM hydrolase/SAM-dependent halogenase family protein — protein MNNFLVYQTDFGTADGAVSAMYGVALQVEPTLRIFDLTHDIPRYNIWEASYRLVQTVQYWPAGTVFVSVVDPGVGTNRLSVAVKTKQGHIIVTPDNGTLTHVNLLYGVEEARVLNESENRLSGSELSYTFHGRDVYAYTGARLAAHKVNFSEIGPEINSKQLVSLDLIPAYEDENKNIHGTIDVLDVRFGSLWSNIPYTLFKNLNIDYGKKLAVSIRNDRRQVYANTMVYARSFADVSMGEPLVYINSLLNVAIAINQGSFAQAYNIGCGQSWKLELAKIQTL, from the coding sequence ATGAATAATTTTCTTGTATATCAAACTGATTTTGGAACCGCCGACGGAGCGGTTTCAGCGATGTACGGAGTTGCCTTGCAGGTTGAACCGACATTAAGAATTTTTGACCTTACGCATGATATTCCCCGCTATAATATTTGGGAAGCATCGTATCGTCTGGTACAAACAGTGCAGTATTGGCCGGCAGGAACTGTTTTTGTCTCGGTTGTTGATCCCGGTGTAGGCACAAACAGATTAAGCGTTGCAGTAAAAACAAAACAAGGTCATATCATTGTTACACCCGACAATGGCACGCTCACTCATGTAAATCTGCTTTACGGTGTTGAAGAAGCGCGAGTCCTTAACGAATCGGAAAATAGATTAAGCGGATCTGAATTGTCCTACACCTTCCATGGAAGAGACGTTTATGCGTATACGGGGGCACGCCTTGCCGCTCACAAGGTAAACTTTTCTGAAATCGGTCCGGAAATTAATTCCAAACAACTTGTTTCGCTTGACCTTATTCCCGCGTATGAAGACGAAAATAAAAACATACACGGCACTATTGATGTCCTTGATGTTCGTTTCGGAAGTTTATGGTCAAATATTCCGTATACATTATTTAAAAACCTGAATATTGACTACGGAAAAAAACTTGCGGTCTCTATCCGCAACGACCGCCGACAGGTTTATGCAAACACGATGGTATATGCCCGCTCCTTTGCAGATGTATCAATGGGAGAGCCTCTCGTATACATTAATTCGCTTTTGAATGTTGCAATTGCAATCAACCAAGGATCCTTTGCCCAAGCCTACAATATTGGCTGCGGTCAATCATGGAAACTTGAGCTTGCAAAAATTCAAACCCTGTAG
- a CDS encoding DeoR/GlpR family DNA-binding transcription regulator, whose protein sequence is MAYNQRIDSIISIISRRRSVTVQELKQRLDVSEVTIRNDLNILEAEGIICRTHGGAMMAEDRRHFRSYSARISSNADKKRAIAKAACSLIKPYDVIYIDAGTTCRLFAAQMSAMDIEVQVVTNSIEVVNELIDAEHISIFCPGGSVRKEARAFIGDTALETLKNIHIKACFIGASGFSSTGVFSSQNMSEANLKKHVLQQSTYRVILADSGKYGIYGFSIFANASDVDLLVTDYDFNDAQFCANTGIEVLAGIKE, encoded by the coding sequence ATGGCATATAATCAGCGGATAGATTCTATTATTTCAATTATTTCACGAAGACGTTCCGTAACGGTTCAAGAATTAAAACAACGATTGGATGTTTCTGAGGTTACGATTAGAAACGACCTCAACATCTTGGAAGCGGAAGGTATTATTTGCAGAACACACGGAGGTGCTATGATGGCTGAAGATAGGCGGCATTTTCGTTCTTATAGTGCCCGTATATCTTCCAATGCGGATAAAAAACGTGCAATTGCCAAAGCTGCATGCAGTCTTATTAAGCCTTACGATGTAATTTATATTGATGCAGGAACAACATGCCGTCTTTTTGCCGCTCAAATGAGCGCGATGGATATAGAAGTGCAGGTGGTAACAAATTCCATTGAGGTTGTAAACGAGCTAATAGATGCGGAGCATATTTCTATTTTTTGTCCGGGTGGCAGTGTACGTAAAGAAGCGCGGGCATTTATCGGCGATACGGCGCTTGAAACCCTTAAGAATATTCATATAAAAGCCTGTTTTATCGGAGCAAGCGGGTTTTCTTCAACCGGTGTTTTTTCTTCTCAGAACATGTCGGAAGCAAATTTAAAAAAACATGTGCTGCAGCAGTCAACATATCGGGTTATACTTGCGGATTCCGGCAAGTACGGCATATACGGGTTTTCTATTTTTGCGAATGCCTCAGATGTCGATCTTTTAGTAACCGATTATGATTTTAACGACGCGCAATTTTGTGCAAATACCGGTATTGAAGTACTCGCCGGTATCAAAGAATAA
- a CDS encoding glycine--tRNA ligase, which produces MDTHEITMEKIVSLCKRRGFVFQSSEIYGGQNGAWDYGPLGIELKNNISRAWWKEMTQLHDNIAGLDAAILMHPRVWEASGHVENFTDPLVDCKKCKARFRADQMDQEKLAKKICPECGGELTDTRKFNLMFKTHIGATDDNSSLIYLRPETAQGIYVNYKNVAQSNRLKIPFGIAQIGKAFRNEIVTKNFIFRTCEFEQMEMQFFVKPGTDDEWFEYWKKQRWAFYEKHGVRMHKLRWHQHGTDELAHYAKDAFDIEYEFPMGFKELEGVHNRTDFDLTRHTQYSGKDLQYIDQDNNNERYIPYIIETSAGLTRNLLMFICDAYEEEKVADKGNADDWRTVLRFHPLIAPITVAVLPLMKKDGLAELAEEIRNELRSEFKTDFDLSGAIGKRYRRQDEAGTPFCITVDYDSKKDGTVTLRFRDSMEQIRIPRSEIVNTIRQAIKNYKRK; this is translated from the coding sequence ATGGATACACATGAAATTACAATGGAAAAAATTGTAAGCCTCTGCAAACGGCGCGGCTTTGTTTTTCAGTCTTCGGAAATTTACGGTGGGCAAAACGGTGCTTGGGATTATGGCCCGCTCGGTATTGAATTAAAAAACAACATCTCGCGCGCATGGTGGAAGGAAATGACGCAGCTCCACGATAATATCGCCGGGCTTGATGCGGCAATTTTGATGCACCCGCGGGTTTGGGAAGCGTCGGGGCATGTGGAAAACTTTACCGATCCCTTGGTTGACTGTAAAAAATGTAAGGCTCGATTTAGAGCGGATCAAATGGATCAGGAAAAGCTTGCAAAAAAAATCTGTCCCGAATGCGGCGGAGAACTCACCGATACCCGTAAATTTAATCTCATGTTTAAAACGCATATCGGTGCTACCGATGATAACTCAAGTTTAATTTATCTGCGCCCTGAAACCGCGCAAGGTATTTATGTAAACTATAAGAATGTGGCTCAATCCAATCGGTTAAAAATTCCTTTCGGCATTGCGCAAATCGGCAAAGCGTTCAGAAATGAAATTGTTACAAAAAACTTTATTTTCAGAACCTGTGAGTTTGAGCAAATGGAAATGCAGTTTTTTGTAAAACCGGGAACCGATGACGAATGGTTTGAATACTGGAAAAAACAGCGCTGGGCATTTTACGAAAAGCACGGCGTGCGTATGCACAAGCTGCGCTGGCACCAACACGGCACGGATGAGCTTGCTCACTATGCAAAAGACGCTTTTGATATTGAGTATGAATTTCCGATGGGCTTTAAAGAGCTTGAGGGTGTACATAATAGAACCGATTTTGACCTGACGCGGCATACGCAATACTCCGGCAAAGACTTACAGTATATTGATCAGGATAATAATAACGAACGCTACATTCCCTATATTATCGAAACATCGGCGGGACTTACGCGTAATCTTTTAATGTTTATCTGCGATGCTTATGAAGAAGAGAAAGTTGCCGACAAGGGCAATGCCGACGATTGGCGAACAGTGCTGCGCTTTCATCCGCTTATTGCGCCGATCACTGTTGCGGTGCTGCCGTTGATGAAAAAAGACGGACTTGCGGAACTTGCCGAAGAAATCCGAAATGAGCTGCGCAGCGAATTTAAAACGGACTTTGATTTGTCCGGCGCAATCGGTAAACGCTATCGCCGCCAAGACGAAGCGGGAACGCCGTTCTGCATTACTGTTGATTATGATTCCAAGAAGGACGGAACCGTTACTCTGCGCTTTAGAGATAGCATGGAACAAATTCGCATTCCGCGCTCGGAGATTGTAAACACCATTCGCCAAGCCATAAAAAATTATAAAAGGAAATAA
- a CDS encoding HAD family hydrolase, producing the protein MSNSFKKEKEYILCVDSDGCAMDTMNYKHIKCFGPLAADVWNITQRESFLQIWNEINLFSKTRGINRFKALVLALRAIQKKDADGASPKDIIGDFSYLAEWVYSAPVLSNQALEHAIDEKRDSISDREMKQLEQALTWSKRVNEHIQALHDEARPFNGVFDALQKLHEKVHIAVVSSANSDAIYSEWGKFDLLRFTDLIFGQESGSKAACIKTILSYAFDPKKVLMVGDSPGDLQAAESNSVFFYPILFGKEQESWDVLCRTAVPKLLEGCYGGIYQDGLKKQFTEHLGI; encoded by the coding sequence ATGAGTAATTCTTTTAAAAAAGAAAAAGAGTATATTCTCTGTGTTGATTCAGATGGGTGTGCAATGGATACCATGAATTATAAGCATATTAAATGTTTTGGGCCATTGGCGGCTGACGTATGGAATATTACTCAACGGGAATCTTTTTTACAAATCTGGAATGAAATCAATCTTTTTTCAAAAACACGCGGAATAAATCGCTTTAAGGCGCTTGTACTGGCGCTGCGTGCAATCCAAAAAAAGGACGCGGACGGCGCTTCTCCTAAAGATATTATTGGTGATTTTTCGTATCTTGCAGAATGGGTGTATTCCGCTCCGGTTTTATCGAATCAGGCCTTGGAACATGCTATTGACGAAAAACGGGACAGTATTTCTGATAGAGAAATGAAACAGCTTGAGCAAGCCCTTACATGGAGTAAGCGCGTAAATGAGCACATACAAGCTTTGCATGATGAAGCCCGCCCTTTTAACGGTGTTTTTGATGCCTTACAAAAGCTTCATGAAAAAGTACATATCGCGGTTGTTTCATCAGCGAATAGCGATGCGATTTATTCCGAATGGGGAAAATTCGATTTACTGCGCTTTACCGACCTCATTTTTGGCCAAGAATCCGGAAGCAAGGCCGCTTGCATAAAAACAATACTGAGCTATGCGTTTGATCCTAAGAAAGTTTTGATGGTAGGAGATTCACCCGGGGATCTTCAAGCCGCTGAAAGCAATAGTGTCTTCTTTTATCCAATTTTATTTGGCAAGGAGCAAGAATCGTGGGATGTGCTGTGCCGGACAGCTGTCCCAAAACTGCTTGAAGGGTGCTACGGCGGCATATATCAGGATGGCTTGAAAAAGCAGTTTACCGAACATCTCGGAATTTGA
- the gltX gene encoding glutamate--tRNA ligase, whose product METRVRYAPSPTGFQHIGGVRTALFNYLFARSTGGKFILRIEDTDRTRYSAEYEENLYDTLAWLGIDWDEGGPKGGPYGPYIQSHCFENYKKYAEELVKNGKAYYCFCDSERLERIRKIQTMNKMPPGYDRCCRSLTDEEIKENLAAKKPYVIRLKVPLEGSTRFHDVLLGDIEWKNEDINPDPVLLKSDGFPTYHLANIIDDHFMKITHVMRAQEWIPSTPMHIILYAAFGWQPPQFCHLPMVMGNDGQKLSKRHGATSCNEFRNNGYLKEAIINYVSMLGCSYEEGRDLFTLEELGKLFKMEHINKAPAVFDYKKLEWFNGQYMRLKTDEELFELTWPFIANSGLFAKDDEEERKKAGLRFADETLQKPTDEQRAVLMRVMPLIKERLHFLTDAPEMVRFLFQEPGLLPVEEIIPKRLDAEKTKEILTRAAALLPKIAGLEEHDALEIFKPEAEALGVKLGDFMMPIRMAVTGSRISPPLIGSIQILGIDHAITRIQKVITECF is encoded by the coding sequence GTGGAGACTAGAGTTCGTTATGCCCCGTCTCCGACCGGGTTTCAACATATTGGCGGCGTAAGAACCGCCCTTTTTAATTATCTTTTTGCCCGCTCAACCGGCGGTAAATTTATTTTGCGTATAGAAGATACCGATAGAACGCGTTATTCCGCAGAATATGAGGAAAATCTTTATGACACGCTTGCTTGGCTCGGCATTGACTGGGATGAAGGCGGGCCGAAAGGCGGGCCGTACGGGCCGTATATTCAGTCTCATTGTTTTGAAAATTATAAAAAATATGCGGAAGAGTTGGTTAAAAACGGTAAGGCGTATTATTGTTTTTGCGATTCCGAGCGGCTTGAGCGGATTAGAAAAATCCAAACTATGAACAAAATGCCTCCGGGGTATGACCGCTGCTGCCGTTCGCTGACCGATGAGGAAATTAAGGAAAATCTTGCGGCGAAAAAGCCCTATGTTATCCGCTTGAAGGTGCCGCTTGAAGGCTCGACCCGTTTTCACGATGTGCTTTTAGGCGATATTGAATGGAAAAATGAGGATATCAATCCCGACCCGGTGTTGCTGAAAAGCGATGGGTTCCCCACCTATCATCTTGCAAATATTATCGATGATCATTTTATGAAGATTACGCATGTGATGCGTGCACAGGAATGGATTCCTTCTACGCCGATGCATATTATTTTATACGCGGCATTCGGTTGGCAGCCGCCGCAGTTTTGTCATTTGCCGATGGTTATGGGCAATGACGGGCAAAAACTTTCCAAGCGGCACGGGGCAACCAGTTGTAATGAATTCCGCAATAACGGTTATTTAAAAGAAGCTATTATCAATTATGTTTCGATGCTCGGCTGTTCGTACGAGGAAGGCAGGGATCTTTTTACCTTGGAAGAGCTCGGTAAGCTTTTTAAAATGGAACATATCAATAAGGCTCCGGCGGTATTTGATTATAAAAAACTGGAATGGTTTAACGGGCAATATATGCGCCTTAAAACGGATGAGGAACTTTTTGAGCTTACGTGGCCCTTTATTGCGAATTCGGGACTTTTTGCAAAGGATGATGAAGAGGAACGCAAAAAAGCGGGACTTCGATTTGCGGATGAAACATTGCAAAAACCGACCGATGAGCAACGGGCAGTATTGATGCGGGTTATGCCGTTAATAAAAGAGCGGCTGCATTTTTTAACCGATGCTCCCGAAATGGTGCGCTTTTTGTTCCAAGAGCCGGGCTTGCTTCCTGTGGAAGAAATTATTCCGAAGCGTTTGGATGCGGAAAAAACAAAAGAGATTTTAACCAGAGCAGCAGCTCTTTTGCCGAAGATTGCAGGACTTGAAGAGCATGATGCGCTTGAAATTTTTAAACCTGAGGCAGAAGCGCTCGGCGTTAAGCTTGGGGATTTTATGATGCCTATCAGAATGGCGGTTACCGGAAGCAGAATCAGTCCGCCGCTTATCGGCTCAATTCAGATTTTGGGCATTGATCATGCGATAACTCGCATTCAAAAAGTAATAACCGAATGTTTTTAA
- a CDS encoding MFS transporter, whose product MAENQHGIYHRSPLWRIGLFSLNNSATNIFHATTFYVSFYAVGIVGLATVLVGNLLMAMRIFDGITDPLVGYLIDKTDSKFGKFRPFLVIGFTIMTIANLVMYTVTHTLPEGARLPFFVFIYALYILGYTCSTAVTKAAQNVMTNDPSQRPLFGAFDGTYTLILFNVVPVYVSMYLLPKNANKFTIALFREFIISAIIISGILTVLVIIALWEKDRSEFFGLGSGNNKPLKFKDYWDVLKNNRGIQMLIVAASSDKLALTVAGNSIVTVMLYGIIMGDNTLHGKLGLITLVPSFILIQVFAQYARKLGIKRGIWITTTLCIIMYACLYLLLKLGDPTQIRASNMFGFMTLGFIILWSLSNGIKNACGALTINAISDVADYETYRTGRYVPGMMGTLFSFVDKLISSLGAVVVSLSVAAIGYTNTLPQIGEAVTPAIFMVTMFLFIGIPILGWIASLIALLFYPLSSEKMQEIQEHIAAIKNNQKKSFEGV is encoded by the coding sequence ATGGCAGAGAATCAACATGGTATATACCACCGATCGCCCCTATGGAGAATAGGCCTTTTTTCGCTGAACAATAGTGCTACCAATATTTTTCATGCTACAACATTTTATGTTTCGTTTTATGCAGTCGGTATTGTAGGACTTGCAACCGTGCTGGTCGGTAATTTATTGATGGCAATGCGCATCTTTGACGGAATAACCGATCCGCTTGTGGGCTACTTAATTGATAAAACGGACAGCAAATTCGGAAAGTTCCGCCCCTTCTTGGTAATCGGTTTTACCATTATGACGATAGCAAATCTGGTAATGTATACCGTTACGCATACTTTGCCTGAAGGGGCACGCTTGCCGTTTTTTGTTTTTATTTACGCTCTGTACATTCTCGGTTATACTTGCTCTACCGCGGTTACCAAAGCAGCACAAAATGTTATGACCAATGATCCAAGTCAGCGGCCGCTTTTCGGAGCCTTTGACGGAACATACACACTCATTTTATTTAATGTTGTGCCGGTTTACGTGAGCATGTATTTACTGCCGAAGAATGCGAATAAATTTACGATAGCGCTTTTTAGAGAATTTATTATTTCTGCAATTATTATAAGCGGCATTTTGACTGTGCTGGTTATCATTGCACTGTGGGAAAAAGACCGTTCGGAATTTTTTGGACTTGGCAGCGGCAATAATAAACCGCTTAAATTCAAAGATTATTGGGATGTTTTAAAAAACAACCGCGGAATTCAAATGCTCATTGTGGCGGCTTCCTCTGATAAACTGGCGCTTACGGTTGCAGGAAACTCTATTGTAACTGTTATGCTGTACGGTATCATCATGGGCGATAATACGTTGCATGGTAAGCTCGGCCTTATTACCCTTGTTCCTTCATTTATTCTGATTCAAGTCTTTGCACAATACGCCCGCAAGCTTGGAATTAAACGAGGAATTTGGATTACCACCACGCTTTGCATTATTATGTACGCATGTTTGTATTTATTGCTCAAATTAGGGGATCCTACACAAATCCGTGCAAGCAATATGTTCGGTTTTATGACATTGGGCTTTATTATTTTATGGTCGCTTTCGAATGGTATAAAAAACGCCTGCGGTGCGCTTACGATTAATGCTATTTCCGATGTGGCGGATTATGAAACATACCGTACCGGCCGCTATGTTCCCGGTATGATGGGAACCTTATTCAGCTTTGTAGATAAGCTCATCTCTTCACTGGGAGCTGTTGTTGTTTCTCTTTCGGTTGCGGCAATCGGCTATACGAACACACTCCCACAGATTGGAGAAGCGGTTACGCCCGCGATTTTTATGGTTACCATGTTTTTATTTATCGGAATCCCGATACTGGGTTGGATTGCTTCGCTCATTGCCCTGCTTTTTTATCCGCTCAGCTCAGAAAAAATGCAGGAAATTCAGGAGCATATTGCTGCAATTAAAAATAATCAGAAGAAATCATTCGAAGGAGTTTAG
- a CDS encoding aldose epimerase family protein: protein MKVKKRTFGVLASGQKVSIYTISNDEMSFSAIDYGCCITSILLPSKSGGFDDVTLGYSTLDGYIHNTPHFGSLIGRYAGRIKNAEFALGARKYLLTPNAEGKHCLHGGYPSYDKEIWNSKYFCHSHEAGVCFDRISPDGEQGFPGKLTLTVTYTLTCDNEIIIRYEAFSTRTSPINLTNHTYFNLNPPGMRADGRYVLALNHELQIFSDLYVETDKELLPTGNFVSVEGTPYDFRNPKLLRTDIERTNGGYDGTWFIGPPKKDQKMLAAIIREPMSKREISVFSTQPGLTMYTANFLKGEIGKNGDAYNPQSAVCLESQHLPDSPNQANFPPAIVTPDIPYRHETSWLFKF, encoded by the coding sequence ATGAAAGTAAAAAAAAGAACATTCGGTGTACTGGCTTCGGGACAAAAGGTTTCCATATATACGATTTCAAATGATGAAATGTCGTTTTCAGCAATTGACTACGGTTGTTGTATTACGAGTATTTTACTACCTTCTAAATCGGGCGGTTTTGATGATGTAACTTTAGGCTATTCAACCTTAGACGGATATATCCACAATACTCCCCATTTCGGTTCGCTTATCGGGCGATACGCAGGGAGGATAAAAAATGCCGAATTTGCTCTCGGTGCAAGAAAATATCTTTTAACACCGAATGCGGAAGGCAAGCATTGTTTACATGGAGGGTATCCTTCGTATGATAAAGAAATATGGAATAGCAAATATTTTTGCCATTCGCATGAAGCAGGTGTTTGTTTTGATCGAATAAGTCCCGACGGGGAACAAGGTTTCCCGGGAAAACTTACTCTTACCGTTACATATACTTTAACCTGCGACAATGAAATTATTATTCGCTATGAAGCATTTTCTACTCGGACTTCTCCGATAAACTTAACCAATCATACCTATTTTAATTTAAATCCGCCGGGAATGCGAGCAGATGGGAGATATGTGCTTGCCTTAAATCACGAATTACAAATTTTTTCCGATCTCTATGTCGAAACCGATAAAGAATTATTACCGACCGGTAATTTTGTTTCGGTGGAGGGAACTCCCTACGATTTCAGAAATCCGAAATTACTACGTACCGATATTGAACGCACTAACGGCGGATATGACGGTACGTGGTTTATCGGACCGCCGAAAAAAGATCAAAAAATGCTTGCGGCAATTATACGCGAACCAATGAGTAAAAGAGAGATTTCCGTATTTTCTACGCAGCCGGGATTAACCATGTATACTGCTAATTTTTTAAAAGGCGAAATAGGAAAAAACGGAGATGCGTATAATCCTCAATCAGCAGTTTGTTTGGAAAGTCAGCATTTACCGGACTCTCCTAACCAAGCGAATTTTCCGCCGGCAATTGTAACACCGGATATACCGTATCGACACGAAACTTCTTGGCTTTTTAAGTTTTAA
- a CDS encoding GNAT family N-acetyltransferase: MIRKATDKDIKRVVEIYEKVIKNDMDGARVVGWTLGIYPTEETAAEALKEGTLFVMEKDGTVVASARIDKNQPAAYADVNWQDKNAHSRNVMVIHTLSVDPDYSGKGYGKEFIQFYEDYALKNGCPYLRIDTFDTNKVSRGLYKSLGYHEAGIISCNFNNIPDGKLVCLEKRLK, translated from the coding sequence ATGATTAGAAAGGCAACCGATAAAGATATTAAAAGAGTTGTGGAGATTTACGAAAAGGTTATCAAAAACGACATGGACGGTGCACGAGTTGTAGGTTGGACACTGGGCATATACCCGACTGAAGAAACAGCGGCGGAAGCCTTAAAAGAGGGAACTTTATTTGTCATGGAAAAAGATGGCACAGTCGTAGCCTCTGCAAGAATTGATAAAAACCAACCCGCTGCCTATGCCGATGTAAATTGGCAAGATAAAAATGCCCATAGCAGAAATGTTATGGTAATTCACACACTCTCTGTAGATCCTGATTATAGCGGTAAAGGCTACGGTAAAGAATTTATACAGTTTTATGAAGACTATGCGCTAAAAAACGGTTGCCCCTATCTACGAATAGATACCTTCGACACCAACAAAGTTTCTCGCGGACTTTATAAAAGTTTGGGCTATCATGAAGCCGGCATTATAAGCTGTAATTTTAATAACATCCCTGACGGAAAATTAGTCTGCCTGGAAAAGCGTTTAAAATAA
- a CDS encoding glycoside hydrolase family 3 protein, whose translation MSLVDLRAKPYFLTEEDIRWVETTIQSMSLEEKIGQLFFQLFHSFEEAEVIDFINTYHLGGARYSAASSEKVQGLVKTLQSNAKIPLFVACNCDSGGDGACTDGTYIASGAQCEASGDPQVAYNAGYVSGAEAVALGCNWNFDPCADILTNWRNTIVNTRAYGTNADTVLRYILPYVKGLRQSTIISTIKHFPGDGTEERDQHLVLGVNEMSVQEWDASFGKLYKAMIDDGIMSIMAGHIALPQYSRALVPEMTYDEIMPATLAPELIQDLLKKKLGFNGLVITDASHMLGFSAAMQRKDAVPRAIAAGCDMFLFMNDPAEDFQYMMQGYKNGIITEERLTDALRRILGLKAAIKLHTAKAENRLLPSAESLSVIGCAAHKEMAREAADKGITLVKNTLGQLPLSPSVHKRIRLYFLDNTEIGVYTEFDEKGNPIKTENKTLALFKKELEAAGFIVDVNTRGVREKGSVETYKETVDAALVVSDIRGYAVENNYRIRWSCAMANEIPWYVWEVPTVFVSLNYTTHLTDVPMVKAYINAYARTPEIIHQVVQKIIGASPFKGTYNENVWCNKWETRR comes from the coding sequence ATGTCGTTAGTTGATTTACGTGCTAAGCCGTATTTTTTAACGGAAGAGGATATTCGTTGGGTTGAAACAACTATTCAATCTATGAGTCTTGAGGAAAAAATCGGTCAGCTTTTCTTCCAGCTTTTTCATTCTTTTGAAGAAGCTGAGGTAATTGATTTTATCAACACCTATCACTTGGGCGGGGCGCGCTATAGTGCGGCTTCAAGCGAAAAGGTACAGGGCTTGGTAAAAACCTTGCAATCCAATGCAAAAATTCCTCTCTTTGTTGCATGTAATTGCGACAGCGGCGGAGATGGCGCCTGCACTGACGGTACCTATATCGCCTCCGGTGCTCAGTGTGAAGCAAGCGGAGATCCGCAGGTTGCCTATAATGCCGGCTATGTAAGCGGCGCAGAGGCGGTTGCGCTTGGGTGCAATTGGAACTTTGACCCTTGCGCTGATATTTTAACCAATTGGCGCAACACCATTGTAAACACACGGGCATACGGCACCAATGCAGACACTGTGCTCAGGTATATTTTGCCCTATGTAAAAGGTTTGCGCCAGAGCACTATTATTTCTACCATTAAACACTTCCCGGGTGACGGCACGGAAGAGCGGGATCAGCATCTTGTGCTCGGCGTAAATGAAATGAGTGTGCAGGAATGGGATGCAAGCTTCGGTAAGCTGTACAAGGCCATGATTGATGACGGAATTATGAGCATTATGGCAGGTCATATTGCGCTTCCGCAGTATTCCCGTGCTCTTGTACCGGAAATGACCTATGACGAAATTATGCCCGCAACACTTGCCCCCGAGTTAATTCAAGACTTACTGAAAAAGAAACTGGGCTTTAACGGGCTCGTGATTACCGACGCATCGCATATGCTCGGATTTAGTGCCGCAATGCAGCGTAAAGATGCTGTGCCGCGGGCTATTGCCGCAGGCTGCGATATGTTTCTATTCATGAATGACCCGGCGGAAGATTTTCAGTATATGATGCAAGGCTACAAAAACGGTATTATTACCGAAGAGCGGCTCACCGATGCATTGAGGCGAATTCTTGGCTTAAAGGCTGCAATTAAGCTGCATACTGCAAAAGCTGAAAACCGCTTGCTGCCTTCAGCCGAGTCGCTTTCCGTGATTGGTTGTGCTGCTCATAAAGAAATGGCACGCGAGGCGGCGGATAAGGGAATCACTTTAGTAAAAAACACCTTGGGGCAGCTGCCGCTTTCTCCTTCGGTACATAAAAGAATAAGACTGTATTTTTTGGATAATACCGAAATAGGGGTGTATACGGAGTTTGATGAGAAGGGAAATCCGATAAAAACGGAAAACAAGACGCTTGCTCTGTTTAAGAAAGAGTTAGAAGCGGCAGGTTTTATCGTAGACGTGAATACGCGGGGAGTGCGGGAAAAAGGCAGCGTGGAAACATATAAAGAAACAGTTGATGCCGCTCTTGTGGTGTCTGATATTCGCGGCTACGCAGTTGAAAACAATTACCGCATCCGCTGGTCATGCGCAATGGCGAATGAAATTCCATGGTATGTATGGGAGGTTCCTACGGTATTTGTATCGTTGAATTATACAACGCATTTAACTGATGTACCGATGGTAAAGGCTTACATTAATGCATATGCACGTACTCCTGAAATAATTCATCAGGTAGTGCAGAAAATAATCGGAGCATCTCCGTTTAAAGGCACCTATAATGAAAATGTTTGGTGCAATAAATGGGAAACGCGCCGCTAA